Proteins from a genomic interval of Methanolacinia paynteri:
- a CDS encoding type IV pilin: protein MIKKNDQAVSPVVGVMLMLVVTIIIATVVSGFAGGMIAEGSQKSPNLAMDVKITNSGTWTGSSFSATVTGVSDPIRTSDLKIVTSWKKNDVIGGNTSIGNVVNVIEPSVTSSGLNVASTAPYGFGMATIPGESGISGSALTPNKAPERQFGNYTLSTGVSMSAQPFGGRNDGTGDSYTDEQGHLCGYGAVSKYIYTGFDSDDYTDPMQALLGYGWEELRSGDTVSLKVIFVPTGKTIFSKDISVLEG from the coding sequence ATGATAAAGAAAAATGATCAGGCTGTATCCCCTGTAGTCGGCGTCATGCTCATGCTTGTCGTGACGATAATAATCGCAACTGTCGTGAGCGGGTTTGCAGGTGGCATGATTGCAGAAGGCAGCCAGAAATCTCCTAACCTTGCCATGGATGTTAAGATTACCAATTCGGGGACATGGACAGGCAGCAGTTTTTCTGCAACTGTGACAGGAGTGAGCGATCCAATCCGGACAAGCGATCTCAAGATTGTCACGTCATGGAAGAAAAATGATGTTATAGGCGGCAATACGTCCATAGGAAATGTGGTAAATGTTATCGAGCCGTCCGTGACTTCGTCCGGTCTTAACGTGGCAAGCACCGCACCCTATGGTTTCGGAATGGCGACAATTCCGGGAGAATCCGGCATTTCAGGAAGCGCCCTGACACCGAACAAAGCTCCGGAACGCCAATTCGGGAATTACACGCTATCAACCGGTGTGAGTATGAGTGCACAGCCGTTCGGCGGCAGGAATGACGGAACAGGAGACAGCTATACTGACGAACAGGGCCATCTTTGCGGCTACGGTGCGGTATCAAAATATATCTATACCGGGTTCGACAGCGACGATTACACCGATCCGATGCAGGCCCTGCTCGGCTACGGATGGGAAGAACTCAGATCAGGAGATACTGTCTCATTGAAGGTAATCTTCGTGCCGACCGGGAAGACGATCTTCTCAAAGGATATATCCGTCCTGGAGGGCTGA